A single window of Candidatus Falkowbacteria bacterium DNA harbors:
- a CDS encoding helix-turn-helix domain-containing protein, with translation MMPILSKDIITLSEACDLLGCHPNTLRKWDNSGFLKAIRFGARGDRRYRRSEIEKRLRQNNLWQRK, from the coding sequence ATGATGCCTATTTTAAGCAAAGATATTATTACCTTGAGCGAAGCATGTGACCTGTTGGGATGCCATCCTAACACTTTGCGCAAGTGGGATAACAGCGGATTCCTGAAGGCGATACGATTTGGAGCTCGCGGAGATCGCAGGTATCGCAGAAGTGAAATAGAAAAGAGACTAAGACAAAATAATTTATGGCAAAGAAAATAG
- a CDS encoding rRNA pseudouridine synthase, translating into MSIVLQKYIADAGHCSRRQAQALIEAGQVTVNDKLAELGMRVEVGDQVKIDGKPLGLAKSKIYIILNKPVGYACTHAKVEGEKNVYELVPLKDKLFVVGRLDKNSRGLIILTNDGELTQRLTHPKFEHRKQYIVKVNPPKDKIKADDFRFIDREADIISERLMRGIDIGEGDGVVRAKLAKYLGNNQFEIILTYGKKRQIRRMFRELGCNVVDLLRTEIAGQRMGVLAEGAWREMTEAEITRLKNLK; encoded by the coding sequence ATGTCCATAGTGCTCCAAAAATATATCGCCGACGCCGGTCACTGCTCGCGCCGCCAAGCGCAGGCTCTGATTGAGGCTGGACAGGTCACGGTCAATGATAAGTTGGCCGAATTAGGCATGCGAGTCGAAGTGGGAGATCAAGTAAAAATCGATGGCAAACCGCTAGGGTTGGCAAAATCGAAAATTTATATTATCTTAAACAAGCCGGTCGGCTACGCCTGCACCCATGCCAAAGTCGAGGGAGAAAAGAATGTCTATGAGCTGGTGCCGCTGAAGGACAAGCTGTTCGTCGTCGGACGGCTGGACAAGAACAGCCGCGGGCTGATTATCCTGACCAACGACGGAGAGCTGACGCAGAGGCTGACCCATCCGAAGTTTGAGCATCGCAAGCAATATATCGTCAAAGTCAATCCGCCGAAAGACAAGATCAAGGCCGATGATTTCAGATTCATTGACCGGGAGGCTGATATTATTTCCGAGAGGCTGATGCGGGGCATCGACATCGGCGAGGGCGACGGCGTCGTGCGTGCCAAGCTGGCCAAGTATCTAGGCAATAACCAGTTCGAAATCATCTTGACCTATGGTAAGAAGCGGCAGATTCGCCGCATGTTCCGCGAATTAGGCTGCAACGTCGTCGATCTCTTGCGCACCGAGATTGCCGGACAAAGGATGGGAGTCTTGGCCGAAGGCGCTTGGCGCGAGATGACCGAAGCGGAAATAACACGATTGAAAAATCTAAAATAA
- a CDS encoding glycoside hydrolase family 1 protein yields the protein MNGEKNILVFPQGFLWGVSTAAHQIEGGNTNDWSEWESSQARIDSLKAQGHEPEHFISGQACDSYNRYETDFDLVAQLNCGAYRMGIEWARIEPEEGKWNMAELEHYRQAIKSLKARNLKLVLTLWHWTNPVWLAKLGGWRNPKSVDYYLRYVEFIVKELGADVDFWVTLNEPMAHVGFGYVRGNFPPNRKFDIIGAVKVFRNLVSAHIGAYGIIHHHFPEASVGYTSLTDYFEPANKFNPLDLMFNSLSRWLHHRAFLNKVSRHLDYIGIDYYFHNRISWRPPFKVNLNKEVNDMGWEVYPEGIYHVVKYAARFKKPIYIMENGIADADDDQRPQFIENHLRWLHKAIEAGCDVRGYFHWSLLDNFEWAHGFHPKFGLFAVDLKTCERTARPSAALYADICKNNYLVIR from the coding sequence ATGAATGGAGAAAAAAACATTTTAGTCTTCCCTCAGGGTTTTTTGTGGGGCGTTTCAACCGCGGCGCATCAGATTGAAGGCGGCAACACCAACGATTGGAGCGAATGGGAATCATCGCAAGCCAGGATTGATTCGCTCAAGGCGCAGGGCCATGAGCCGGAACATTTCATTTCCGGTCAAGCCTGCGATTCCTATAATAGATATGAGACGGATTTTGATCTGGTGGCCCAACTTAATTGCGGCGCCTATCGCATGGGTATCGAATGGGCGCGGATCGAGCCGGAAGAGGGCAAGTGGAATATGGCAGAGCTGGAACACTATCGCCAAGCGATTAAATCCTTGAAAGCGCGGAACCTCAAGCTGGTTTTGACTTTGTGGCATTGGACCAACCCCGTGTGGCTGGCCAAGCTCGGCGGCTGGCGCAACCCCAAATCAGTCGATTATTACTTGCGTTACGTTGAGTTCATCGTTAAGGAATTGGGAGCTGACGTCGATTTCTGGGTGACATTGAATGAGCCGATGGCTCACGTCGGCTTCGGTTATGTGCGCGGTAATTTCCCGCCGAACCGCAAATTCGATATTATCGGCGCAGTCAAAGTTTTCCGCAATTTGGTCAGCGCCCACATCGGCGCCTATGGCATTATCCATCACCACTTCCCAGAAGCTTCGGTCGGATATACTTCGCTGACAGATTATTTCGAGCCGGCCAATAAATTTAATCCTCTAGACCTGATGTTCAATTCATTGTCGCGTTGGCTGCATCACCGCGCATTCTTGAATAAGGTCAGTCGCCACCTTGATTATATCGGCATCGATTATTATTTCCATAACCGCATCAGCTGGCGTCCGCCCTTCAAGGTCAATCTGAACAAAGAAGTTAATGATATGGGTTGGGAGGTCTATCCGGAGGGCATCTATCATGTCGTGAAATATGCCGCCCGTTTCAAGAAGCCTATATATATTATGGAAAACGGCATTGCTGATGCGGACGATGATCAGCGGCCGCAGTTCATCGAGAATCACTTGCGCTGGTTGCACAAGGCGATAGAGGCGGGGTGTGATGTCCGCGGATATTTCCACTGGTCGCTTCTGGATAACTTCGAGTGGGCTCACGGTTTCCATCCTAAGTTCGGACTGTTTGCCGTTGACCTCAAGACCTGTGAACGCACCGCCCGGCCAAGCGCCGCGCTTTATGCGGATATTTGCAAAAATAACTATTTAGTTATAAGGTAA
- a CDS encoding EamA family transporter — MNWLSIAIIAYLINAGVYVADKFLLSKKIHSSVTYAFFVGIWSIFNFALLIFAPYVPDFRWLMIDLFAGAMFLFTMIFWYKALHQSETSRVVPIVGGLTPIFTLLLSVAFLGEGISKQHFTAFSVLIIGGTLISVKQTKMYLPGKVIARIQELLGYIHASYRPTRRLLINSTISAFFFAAYAVLMKYIYMHEPFLGSFVWSRLGTFIGVLLIFAIPDYRKSIIKHQKSGREQTNLAFFMAVRVLAALAFIMTNWAISLGDVAMVNVLQGVQYLFLLVIVLVLSVKFPKIYNEELGRGVILQKLIGVILVSLGLYILIS; from the coding sequence ATGAACTGGTTATCAATCGCAATCATCGCCTATCTCATCAATGCCGGCGTCTATGTCGCCGACAAATTCTTGTTGTCCAAAAAAATCCACTCTTCGGTCACCTATGCTTTTTTCGTCGGTATCTGGAGTATCTTTAATTTCGCACTGTTGATTTTCGCACCCTACGTCCCGGATTTCCGCTGGCTCATGATCGACCTGTTTGCCGGCGCCATGTTCCTGTTCACTATGATTTTCTGGTATAAGGCTCTGCATCAATCCGAGACTTCCCGAGTGGTCCCGATCGTCGGCGGGCTCACGCCTATTTTTACCTTGCTCTTGTCGGTTGCCTTTTTAGGCGAGGGCATCAGCAAACAGCATTTCACGGCTTTTTCCGTGCTGATCATCGGCGGCACCCTGATCTCAGTCAAACAGACCAAGATGTATCTGCCAGGCAAAGTGATCGCCAGGATCCAAGAGTTGCTGGGCTACATCCATGCCAGCTATCGCCCCACTCGCCGCCTGCTTATCAATTCGACGATTTCCGCTTTCTTCTTCGCGGCCTACGCCGTGCTGATGAAGTATATCTATATGCATGAGCCGTTCCTGGGCAGCTTCGTCTGGTCACGGCTAGGAACCTTCATCGGCGTCCTGCTGATTTTCGCAATTCCGGATTATCGCAAATCGATCATCAAACATCAGAAAAGCGGCCGCGAACAGACCAATCTAGCGTTTTTCATGGCGGTTCGCGTGCTGGCCGCCCTGGCCTTCATTATGACTAACTGGGCGATCAGCTTGGGTGATGTCGCCATGGTCAACGTCTTGCAAGGCGTTCAATATTTGTTTTTATTGGTTATCGTGCTAGTGTTATCGGTCAAGTTCCCCAAGATATATAACGAGGAGCTCGGTCGTGGCGTGATACTGCAGAAGCTTATCGGCGTGATATTGGTCAGCTTGGGGTTGTATATCCTGATTTCATAA